ACGCAGATATGATACTCCGTGTATGCTACTTATGCTGATCAATTGCAGGTTTATCATCCAAAGTATCAAACATAACATCAGTATCATAAATAATAACACCCCATACCCCGATGGAACCATTAAAGAGATAAATCCTGCTGGAATACTAAACACCAGCGGGAACGTTGAAAACATAACAGCGTTGAACATCCCGACTGCTTTACCTTTGCCATTAAGAATTTCAGCGGTAAAATTCAGGATTAACGACCATAAAAGAATCAACACTACGGTTACGATATACCTAAACCCCGTGAATGCGGAAATAAACAATACACCTTCTTCGCGATTCATACCTAATACTACCGGAATTGATACCATACTTGTAAATACTGAGAATAACAATAAAAGGAATGCCCATCCACTTAGCTTACTTTTCCCGGCAAGGCTATCAAAAAACGTTTTTGGTATTAAAATAATATCGTACACAAAATCTATGATATTCATATTTGACTCAATTCAATAATACATCTTATATGCAAGCCTAAACCCGTCAACTGCACCGACTTTTTGCAGGACATCATTACGGCTTGACATACTCAACATATCCATAAACTGCTCCCATGGTTCGCTATCCGTCACTACTCTTGGCTCACCCTTAATCCCTGCGAGCGCCGCTGCGATTTGAATTGCATCATCACCACTCCCAAGTTCATCAACCAACCCAACAGATTTTGCTTGTTCACCGGTAAATATTCTGCCATCCGCAAGATTCACAAGTTTATCTTTCTCAATCCCCCGCCCTGTAGATACGGCATTAAGAAACTGGTTGTATGTACTATCAATCATCTCCTGTAAAAGTTTGCGTTCATCTTCAGTCATCTGTCTGGAATAATTACCGATATCCTTCATCTTACCGCTTTTTATGGTATCAATTTTGATCCCTACTTTTTTTAGTAACCCCTCAACATTACCTAATTCCATTATTACTCCGATAGAACCTACCATACTGCCTGGATTAGCAATAATCTTATCTGCCGCACAGGCAACATAATATCCGCCGGAAGCTGAAATATCACCGGTGGATGCCACAACTTTTTTCCCTGCTTTCTTCAATTTTTGCACAGCGCTATATATTTCCTGTACCGCCCCTACTGTCCCGCCTGGTGAGTTTATACGCAAAACCACAGCCTTAATATCAGAACGGTTTTTAAAAGCTTCAATTTTCTTTAGTACCCTCCCTGAATCGTTGGGTGAGAACCCCATATCCCGCGAGTCAAATTGTATAGTACCGTTTATGGTAACCACGCCGATGCCATTATTCCCAGAAAACTGTGCGGCATTAGCAACTCCGCCGGCACTTTTTCCGTCCTTAACTTTGTTTACACTACTTTTATCCCCGGGTTTAAGTATAACCACTAAGCCCAGAATAACAGATACAGCGTAGAGGCCGATTACCAGATAACTAAACACCTTTTTGTCCATTAACTTCCCTTCCTTAACTAAATTATTCCGTAATAACTTTGTATGTTGTAGTACTTAAGATAACACTATCCTTCCTTGCCATTAACTTTGCACGTATACCCACAGCTTCCTTCAACACTTCCTTATAATCAAGTTTATACGTTCCTGAGATACTCTCAAACTTTTTGTTTTTCTCGCGTAACACAACTATATCCTTGACTGTATTTTTACTCATCCGGGAAATCACAAACATTTGCGTTAGCTCAGAGTATCCATATCCTGACTGAAACAATTTTTGGACATACTCAGGCTCCGCACCGAATTCCTTTGAGAGAAGATAACAGTATTTATTCCATACTCGCGGAGGTTCATCCTTTTTTTTGTCATCACTGTACGATAATTCACCTGGCGAAACCACTGCACCGTACTCAAACTCTACTGCATGGATGGTAAACACACACATCCCACAGAGCATCAGTGTGAGTAAACATACAATTGCTGTATCAGCAGATAAAATCTTTTTTATCATAACATCTTAAAATTATACAAGATTTATTATTATAATAGAGAAGTAAATATAAGCTAATTATCAAGGGTATCCGGTTGAATTTAATTAATCTATATATATCCGCCACTGTGTTAGGCATAACTTCGTTAATTACACAGATAACACTTCTGCGTGAACTCCTAACTGTATACCAAAGCAATGAATTAAACATCGGCCTAACCCTGTCATTATGGCTTATCTTTGTCGGTACCGGCACACTAATATCCAGCTCTTTCAGCAAATTATTCACTGCAAAAACACTTAACACAATACACTTCACACTTTCTATACTCATACCATTAACCCTCATAGCTTTACGCTATTCACGTATTATATTGAACCTCCCTTTTGGAACAAACCTTTCATTCCCGTTATTACTTCTCAACTTTATGTTCACCGCGCCGTTATGCATTATCTATGGCATACAGTTCAACGTTATATCAACATTATTACAATCCACGCAGAACGCCAACCCGAATAAAGCATATATTTACGAAACCTTAGGAACCTTTACCGGAGGCATAATATTCAGCTTTATCTTTGCCGGAAGGATGAACTCATTAACCTTATGTTTACTCATATCAATACTGAACAACATCGTAACGTATTTTATTATAACCAGGAATGATGTGAAAACCAGCCAATCGAAGCCAATAAAAGAAGGGTTTTCTAATACAGTTATAGCAACTATTTTACTTTTAACATTGTTTAATTCACAAACCCTAGACTTATCCATCCGCCAAAAAATGTGGGAAAATAATTATCAGATACTCACTTCGAAAGATACAAAATACGGCAATATACTACTACTTAAACGTGACAACCAATACAGTATCTATGAGAACGGCGCACTTACGTTCACCACACAGAATACTGAACACGCGGAATACCTTACACACCTTGCCTTACTCTCAAACCCTAAAATACAAAATGTACTTATAATCACCGGCGGGCCGTTGGTGATACAAGAAGTACTGCGTTACCCTAATGTCCGATCAATACTTTATACTGACCTTGACCCGGGACTGGTTGATATATATAAACAAATTCCCGCTGGCGCAGCAGTATTTCAAAACAAGAAAGTTACAATAATAAACACTGATGCCAGAAGATATGTCAACAGCACAATAAAAGATAAATTTGACGCTGTAATATTATCAGCCCCTGCACCAACAACATTGTTTTTCTCGCGATACTTCACCCAAGAATTTTTTTTATCTTTAAACAACATTTTATCAGCAAACGGCATACTAAGTTTATCCTTCCCTTCTTCCGATGTGTATTTAACCAATGAACTTATTAAAATTAACGCAAGCATATATTCTGCTTTGAGGAACTCATTTCCTTCAACTTACATATTCCCCGGCAACACTGCGTATGCAGTAAGTTACTGTAATTCAAAAACTCCGCAACCAGGAATAAAACAGTACTTAATAAATCTCAAATTACTAAAACCCAAACCATCAACGCTCAACCGTCACAATCTCCCCTTTAAATTTGATAAATACAAGCTTCAGTACTGGCACAGCACACTTACACGCAGAGATGAACATTCAATAAACACGGATTCGCATCCCGTAACCTATACCGCGATGATAGCTTTATGGCTGAAATCCACAACACCCGAATTCAACACTTATACCGTTACCGCTGCACATAATCAATTAACCCGTATTCTAAAAATAATAATCCCAGTTATTTCTGTAATCCTGATATTGGTTTTAGTAACACGCAATCCCAATGGTTTACAGCTAGGAACAGTATTTTTGTACGGCGGCTTAAGCATGTGCGCAGAAATATTACTTCTCCTGAATTTTCAGGTGATTTACGGTTATCTTTACGAACAGATATCCTTACTTATTTCCGCATTTATGATTGGTTTGTGTATCGGCAGTATTCTTGCGGAAAAAATGTTGAATACAAAAACTTTTACCGGCGAAAAATTATTACGTTACCTCACCAACTCCACAATCTTCCTATATTTAACAGCATTCATTCTGGGTATCATATTCGTAAACTACTCAATCGCAGGCACACTATTCTTTATTTCCATGCTACTAATATCCTTGCCGGTAGGCGCAATATATACAACTTCTTTGCATTTCACAAAAAACGCTGGCATCCTGTACTTCTTTGATTTACTGGGAGCAGGTATTGCGTCACTCAGTGTGACACTATATTTTATCCCGGAATTTGGCATCAGCCTAACTTTTATCCTGACGATTATAGTATTAGCAGTACTCGCAGCTATTATTAATATGATTAAACTAGATTAATTAATCCCCTATTTTCTCACCGTATATAACAACCGATCCTGCAATCTCACGAAATACGGGCATACTTTCAATTATACTGCCTAAGAATGATACTGCCGAAATCAAAGGTTTTGGTACAAAAGGATGCAAAAAATCGTAAGGAAACGTTTTTGTATTTATGAACCCCGCATTTTTAATCACTTTTTCAACTTGCCAGCGTATAAACGCGGCTTCATCCGGGCTATCACCCATAGCTTCCTTAATAACCCCGACATTTTTTTGTACCAAAATCTGGGGGTTCAGCATATTAGGTTCAGCAAAAACCATCCTACCTCCGGGTTTTAGAACCCTTAGTATTTCTTTAAACGCAAGCCCGATATTAAGATGATGCAAGATAGAACTGCCAAACACAACATCAAACGTTTTATCGGTACAGGTCAACGCCATAGCATCTTCCCGAACAAACCGCGCGTCTTTACATTCAATCCTTGCTTTCTCCAGTAAATCATCAACGATATCAGTAGCTATAATCTCAGCGCCTGTACGTGCATAAACTAACCGTGTAAATAACCCTGTCCCACAGCCAATCTCCAGGACTTTATCAGTTTTTTTTATCTTAGCTAATTCCACAAAAATAGCAGCACGCCGGTTTGCGCGTACACGTCCCGCAGGACTTCCCCAGCCCCAGATATCTTCCGCGGCATGCAAAATTTTTTTCCCGTGTTTTACTTCATTATCAATACGTTTATTTTCAGTCATATATTATCTATTTAAACACACTTGCAATTTCATAAACATATACTTTCTTCAGGTTAGCTTCATTCAAATACTTTATTGCACCAGGATCGTTGTCTATAACAATATTCTCTATCTGATACTTATGGTCAAACACTTTAAAGGGTTTCTTCAGCCTAAGAATCGCAGTAACTTCTTTCTCAAGCTCATTATGGTTATACTCGTTTATATCAAACTCCTTAATTAAATACTTAATCTTCCTTTCCTTTGCCATTGTAAGTATATCCTTGACAGTGTTCAACCTGTCAGAATTAGCATAAACTTTTTTACCGAGATAAAACTGCATATAAGGCCACGCGCAGAGGCTTGCAACTTCAGTCTCGCCGGTAGATTTAATAAATGATGCTACATCAGGATAGCCGGATTTAAGATTTATCAGTACCCCTGCAATCACAACATTTTGTATTACTACTAAAACCCCTATTAATATAACCACTGCCTTTAATACCGGCAATTTCAATCCGGTATAAAAATCACAACCAGTTTTCGCAAGCATGATATAGGTAAACGGAAATATTATGGATAACAACCTGGCAACTGTAACCCCTGGTTTCATAGTCCAAACAACAAATATTACCGCTGTATTTATTAATAACAAGGCTTCAATAAAATTAAACTTTTTAAAATTCTTAATCAAGAAATATCCAACCGACGTTACTAACGCATACAAAAAAACCCAACCATTATTCAACAAAATAGCTTTAATATAGAACAACACATCGTAATTAGTAACGGCTTCACGGATATTCAATCCCTGTACAGTCCACCCAAACTGCCTTGCGAAATACTCAAAATATGTCATTGCTACTATACCCTCAAGTTTATTACCTAAAAATGCTTTTATCAGCATATACACAATTTGGTATGAGACCGGAATAATCAGTAATCCGAGTATATAAATCCCCATATTTTTAACGGCACTGTTAAACTTCGTATTCTTCCACTCTTTTATCAAACTATACACAAAGATTAGAGCCATAACAAAAATACTGCTGACCAACGCGGTATAGTGACATGTAACCGCCATACCGGCAGTTATACCGGACAAAAACACGTGTTTTATCTCCCACTGCCTGTTATACGCCGATACAAGCAATAAGATACTTAGTGTGAAAAAAAACAAGCATGCAGATAATGGCAACCCATTACGTGCGTACAGTATATCGTAACCGCTTACCGCCATTAATAAACACGCAGTGGATGCGATATATAAATTATTGTAGATACGCATGGACAGTACGTATACCAATATCAATGTCAATAAACTAAATAGAGTGGACATTAAATGCCCACTATAATCCCTGGAACCAAAAACCGTACTGGCAATAGATAATAATGTAATAAATCCCGGCTTTGCCACACCGGTCGGGAAAATACATCCTTTATCAATAAGTTCTGATTTAAGCCCTGCAACACTTTTTTGTTTATTTCCGTTGAATACATAATGTAAAACCGTGGGTACTGTTTTTGCTTCAAGCGCGTAATATGCTTCATCCCAAT
This is a stretch of genomic DNA from Elusimicrobiota bacterium. It encodes these proteins:
- a CDS encoding class I SAM-dependent methyltransferase, encoding MTENKRIDNEVKHGKKILHAAEDIWGWGSPAGRVRANRRAAIFVELAKIKKTDKVLEIGCGTGLFTRLVYARTGAEIIATDIVDDLLEKARIECKDARFVREDAMALTCTDKTFDVVFGSSILHHLNIGLAFKEILRVLKPGGRMVFAEPNMLNPQILVQKNVGVIKEAMGDSPDEAAFIRWQVEKVIKNAGFINTKTFPYDFLHPFVPKPLISAVSFLGSIIESMPVFREIAGSVVIYGEKIGD
- a CDS encoding YIP1 family protein gives rise to the protein MNIIDFVYDIILIPKTFFDSLAGKSKLSGWAFLLLLFSVFTSMVSIPVVLGMNREEGVLFISAFTGFRYIVTVVLILLWSLILNFTAEILNGKGKAVGMFNAVMFSTFPLVFSIPAGFISLMVPSGYGVLLFMILMLCLILWMINLQLISISSIHGVSYLRAVGVISIPAAVITALFLLITIVGVIILSTIWAMAVKSINIRPF
- the sppA gene encoding signal peptide peptidase SppA, whose amino-acid sequence is MDKKVFSYLVIGLYAVSVILGLVVILKPGDKSSVNKVKDGKSAGGVANAAQFSGNNGIGVVTINGTIQFDSRDMGFSPNDSGRVLKKIEAFKNRSDIKAVVLRINSPGGTVGAVQEIYSAVQKLKKAGKKVVASTGDISASGGYYVACAADKIIANPGSMVGSIGVIMELGNVEGLLKKVGIKIDTIKSGKMKDIGNYSRQMTEDERKLLQEMIDSTYNQFLNAVSTGRGIEKDKLVNLADGRIFTGEQAKSVGLVDELGSGDDAIQIAAALAGIKGEPRVVTDSEPWEQFMDMLSMSSRNDVLQKVGAVDGFRLAYKMYY
- a CDS encoding glycosyltransferase family 39 protein; its protein translation is MGKKVIPLLIIVVLALVPRLVNFGTHGLFYWDEAYYALEAKTVPTVLHYVFNGNKQKSVAGLKSELIDKGCIFPTGVAKPGFITLLSIASTVFGSRDYSGHLMSTLFSLLTLILVYVLSMRIYNNLYIASTACLLMAVSGYDILYARNGLPLSACLFFFTLSILLLVSAYNRQWEIKHVFLSGITAGMAVTCHYTALVSSIFVMALIFVYSLIKEWKNTKFNSAVKNMGIYILGLLIIPVSYQIVYMLIKAFLGNKLEGIVAMTYFEYFARQFGWTVQGLNIREAVTNYDVLFYIKAILLNNGWVFLYALVTSVGYFLIKNFKKFNFIEALLLINTAVIFVVWTMKPGVTVARLLSIIFPFTYIMLAKTGCDFYTGLKLPVLKAVVILIGVLVVIQNVVIAGVLINLKSGYPDVASFIKSTGETEVASLCAWPYMQFYLGKKVYANSDRLNTVKDILTMAKERKIKYLIKEFDINEYNHNELEKEVTAILRLKKPFKVFDHKYQIENIVIDNDPGAIKYLNEANLKKVYVYEIASVFK